One Acipenser ruthenus chromosome 33, fAciRut3.2 maternal haplotype, whole genome shotgun sequence genomic region harbors:
- the LOC117433324 gene encoding NF-kappa-B inhibitor-interacting Ras-like protein 2, which produces MCSLRNGERRHRGHCRLQLPPPNKIKRFLLVVDSTCKTVNRKFPGSEPIETLEDIYIGSIETDRGVREQVRFYDTRGLREGSEFPKHYFSFAEGFVLVYSINSKESFKRMEALKKDIDRYRDKKEVIIVVLGNKCDLQDQRRVDYDSAQHWAKTEKVRLWEVSVADRRTLIEPFVHLASKMTQPQSKSTFPLSRKIKGSGSLDS; this is translated from the exons atgtgttCTCTTCGCAACGGGGAGAGGAGA CATAGGGGGCACTGTAGATTACAACTACCCCCCCCAAATAAAATTAAACGCTTTCTCCTCGTCGTTGATTCCACATGCAAAACAGTAAACAGGAAGTTCCCGG GTTCGGAGCCCATCGAGACTCTAGAGGACATCTACATCGGCTCAATCGAGACGGACCGGGGTGTGCGGGAGCAGGTGCGATTCTACGACACCCGGGGCTTGAGGGAGGGATCAGAATTCCCCAAGCACTACTTCTCCTTCGCTGAAGGCTTTGTGCTGGTCTACAGCATCAACAGCAAGGAGTCCTTCAAGCGCATGGAGGCCCTCAAGAAGGATATTGACAGATACAGGGATAAGAAGGAG GTGAtcattgtagtcctgggcaataAGTGTGACCTCCAGGACCAGAGGCGAGTGGACTATGATAGTGCCCAACACTGGGCAAAGACGGAGAAGGTCAGGCTGTGGGAGGTGTCCGTGGCCGATCGCCGGACGCTGATCGAGCCCTTCGTCCACCTGGCCAGCAAGATGACCCAGCCCCAGAGCAAGTCCACCTTCCCCCTGAGCCGCAAGATCAAGGGCAGCGGCTCTCTGGACAGCTGA